CCTTGAATGAGATCAGACTCTACCGATAAAAGAAAGATGATGCAGTTGacttatccaatttttttggatttttcccaaCCATTCAGAGTccttatgtgtgtgtgtgtctccaATGTCCTTTTCTGACCAGACTGAACCTCAGCACAAAAGCTTCTTGTTAACCCATAGCTCACGAAGTGAccttttttttggcattttttctGATGACTTTTTTTGTTATGTTGCTCAAGTTGCGCCTTATAATATGAAATTCATCTTGTTCTTGTATGTTTGCTGGATAGGGTGAGGTTCCACTATGGGCATCCGGATGTATTTGACAGGATTTTCCACATTACTCGTGGTGGCATTAGCAAAGCCTCTCGGGGAATCAACCTAAGCGAGGATATCTTTGCTGGTAGTTTTACGAATCTTCTACCTCCCAACGCATATTTGATATAGAGATTTTTAGTCATCGATAACTAGCTTTGTTCTGTAGGTTTTAATTCAACACTGAGACGTGGCAATATAACGCATCATGAGTATATCCAAGTTGGAAAGGGAAGAGATGTTGGCCTCAACCAAATCTCGCTTTTTGAAGCTAAAGTCGCCTGTGGTAATGGAGAGCAAACACTCAGCCGGGATATCTACAGATTAGGCCATCGTTTTGACTTCTTCCGCATGATGTCATGCTATTTTACGACTACTGGGTTTTATATCAGCTCAATGGTAAACCCATTTACATGCTTAAAGCCTTAATACAATAAACAGTGCATAACCAACCTAATTCGAAGTTATAGTAATTTTGGAAGAGTGTTAACATCGCTGCCCTTCATGTGCTATTAACCTGCTTTACCGCCTGAGCTACAGGCTGTGGTTGTTGTGCCGGTCAACCACAATTTTGGATTCATCGCACTTGTTTTAATAAGTCACTTAAAGTGAGAATAGATTGATTTAGAGATTCACTTGGCATTGAAAGTTACCTAGAGAGGGGCCAATCCGTGGGTGGGGTGTATTATTCTTATATTTTGATGTATTCATATTCCAGTCCTCTAACATCAATTTCCTTACCAATCTCTCATGTACGCaattaaaataaatagtttCTCACCTGAAGAAAATATCCGTTGATCTTCTTGTGCAATTTAAGTTCTCTTTTTTTGACTTGAAAGGGTTAACATTATGCTAATGCTATTTGGAAAGTCAATGGCCATATTCCATTCGCCAGAATGGTACACACTTGGTTGGCCCTGACTAGCCCAGATGTCTTCCAAGGTTTAAGGCTTGATCCTGCTGTTACTCAAGCAATTTATGTCTATTTGATGCTACGACGCCTTCTTGATGAGGCTTCCCTCTTGAGTACTTCCTTAGCCTTCATCATTCTCTTTATGATGCCAAACCTTGTCGTATATGCGCCTTGAGTCTTTCATTTTATTCGATAGTAGAGAAATACATAAATAGTTCATTAAATTGCTAATCCATTGTGGCCTAACTCCTAAAGCATTTAGTATTTGGTTTAGTTCCATATATAGTTTCTTTTGTCTTTcgtttaatctttttttttttcccattttatcCACTCATGCAAGTTTTTCTAGTTACTGTGCAGATGGTTGTTTTAACGGTTTATGCATTCTTATATGGAAGACTCTACCTTTCATTGAGTGGATTGGAGAAGTCAATCATGAAATTTGCAAGGTCCAAAGGAAGTGATCCTCTGAAGGCAGCTATGGCTTCACAATCTGTTGTTCAAATAGGTCTTTTGATGGCCTTGCCCATGGTTATGGAGATGGGTCTTGAGAGAGGGTTCAGAACCGCAGTAGGTGACATGATCATCATGCAGCTTCAACTAGCTGCTGTTTTCTTCACTTTCTCTCTTGGGACAAAGGTCCATTACTTCGGGCGCACCATTTTGCATGGTGGGGCCAAGTACAGAGCCACTGGGCGTGGTTTTGTGGTTCGACATGAGAAGTTTGCCGAGAACTACAGGATGTACTCAAGGAGCCATTTTGTAAAAGCACTGGAAATCGCGGTACTGCTTATAGTTTATCGTATCTATGGCTCGGCAGATGCGGACCCCGTTACTTACATTATGCTCAGTGCCTCAATGTGGTTTCTAGTGGTTTCTTGGCTGTTTGCTCCTTTCCTTTTCAATCCATCAGGATTCGAGTGGCCAAAGATAGTGGAAGACTGGGATGATTGGACTAAGTGGATAAGTAGCCATGGGGGTATTGGTGTTCCGGCAACAAAGAGCTGGGAGTCCTGGTGGGATGAGGAACAGGAACACTTGAAGTACACTGGGATTTTTGGACGGGTTTTAGAAATCATTCTTTCCTTCCGATTCCTTCTCTTTCAATATGGAATTGTGTATCATCTGAATATGGCCAATGGTGACACAAGTATCATGGTAAGAATATAAGGTCTCCTTGACAGAGACGTCCTGTTTGGTTGTAATTTCTAGCTTTGCAGAACATTTCCTGAAATATTGTTTAGAACAATAAGCACTCATCTTTTCCGTATATTATTCTTCTTTGAGCAAACCAAAATTTTTGAGTATATACAAGCTTCATTTGGACATACAAAATtgtgttctaatttttttgaaaacaagttCTGGAAATGTCGTGCTTTTCGGTTAACCTTTTGGTTCCAACACATTGAGTTTTTATAGAACTCTAAAATCTTATTTCAGTTAACAAGGTCCATAAAGTATAATAACATATGTCCAACATAATTGCAGGTGTATGCTCTGTCTTGGCTGGTCATTGTTGCCGTGATGGTTGTCTTGAAGGTTGGTGCTCTTATCCAAAGAATTGAATTCGTTCGATTTCTCTTACTTTTTTCTTGTACTTATAGCACATTATCCATCAAACCATCCATCTTCCAACATGCAGATTGTGTCCATGGGTAGGAAGAAGTTCAGTGCAGATTTCCAGCTGATGTTCAGGCTTCTGAAGCTCTTCCTGTTTATCGGATCCGTGGTCACTCTTGTCATTCTTTTCACATTCCTCAATCTTACTGTGGGTGACATCTTTGCCAGCCTATTGGCCTTCATGCCAACCGGATGGGCTTTTCTTCAGGTACATCTCTCTCGTgttgtgttgtttttttctATGTATATCTTTTCCTTCAATTCATTTTCTATAGTCATTCACAGTGTTGCATGCCCCCCTAATGTATAATGTCTTTTGATATTGTGTTTGCATGCAGATAGCACAAGCGTGTCGGCCAGTGGTGAAGGGTTTGGGAATGTGGGGGTCAGTGAAAGCTCTAGCAAGAGGGTACGAGTACATGATGGGAGTTGTGATCCTTGTCCCGGTGGCTGTCCTTGCCTGGTTCCCTTTTGTCTCTGAATTCCAAACCAGGCTTCTTTTCAACCAAGCTTTCAGCCGAGGCCTTCAGATTCAACGTATTCTTGCCGGTGGGAAGAAGCAAAAGCAGAAGTGAAAATACTACTATTCCACTTCCATGGgcagttgagagagagagagagagagagaatggcagGGTTCCCTTCCTTGCTTGTAGAAAATGATTCACATGGTTCAGATGGGGTGATCATGGTTCTGATGGGGTGATCGTTTGGGATGTGAAACACAGTTTTTTCTCTCGCACCTACACCTTATAATTAGGGTTTGGGAAAATGTGGACCCTTGAAACAATACATATATTTGAGAAAACTGTGAGTTGTTTTATGGTGTAGCTGATTTGCTTGTCTTTCTCTGGTCGGAATGTCTCCATGCTAATATATGCTTGAATTGGACAATTTCTTACTCCTGTTTTTTATTTCTCAGTATTTCATACCCTTGTATTGGTGTAAATTGGTGCATACAGGAGGACCTACTACCCAAGTCACACAATTCGCGTGCGGGTACGCAAGTGTCATAGCGTTCTTGAAACCCAttctaaactactaaaatctGCCGGAACGAGGATTAAGAGCGCGAGCGCAGTGCAAGAATTGTGACTAAGCCTACTACGATGTGGGCTATGTgccattttttatttcatttttcatttgggtAATTAGTAGAGTAGTTTTTTCGTCATACTAGCCTGCCAGGAAGGAAGATTTGAAAGCCAAAGACCATGACCGGCCTTGTTAATTATCCATGCATATACTCAGTGCTCCTCTCAAGGGGAGTGtaattcatttgttttttctaCGCATTCTTCTACCAAATAATGGCATTTTTTTCCCTTGCGAGATCTCTCGTTTTTGCAAAGCTTAGCTAAATCGACAGCTAATTCGACCCCTTGTCCATCAAATTtacgaaaaagaaaatttacaaaatgaTCAAACAATTAAGGGCAATTTTGGTGCGTTTCCCATTTTATAACTGTTTGATTACACAATAAACCAAGGGAAAATTTATAGTTACACTGCCAGAATGTAATTTAAATCGGTGTGTCATTTCCTTTACCCTTCATCCAAGAAAAAACACTTAACCCATGACTTCTCTCTCCAGTCTCAGAGACCACAGATGTACATATCTCAGAGACCCCATTCGTTGATCAACAGCTAGCTTCTCCTCCCCACGATCCCACAGCAACCCCCACTAGAGCAGAGCCACTACTCTCTTCTCCACCACCGTCTACCATGCCCTCCCACCGACACGACCCACGAAAGCCAGCGTCTCTCTTCCTCTCACCTCCGAGAACCAGCCCCAAAATACCCCTCTCAATCAGCTTCCACCCTCACCAGTTGGCCGAGGGGTATCTACCAATGCAATGGAACCAACTTTAAAACATTAAATCCAAATAAAATGACCAATAAGAGAGGTGAAAGTCGGAGAATAGAATTAAACTCTGCTGTAACGGGTAATACTCTTGAAAAGCCCATACAATTTGTTCTCGGTTTTTTGTAGCACCAGCTCAGATGGGCACAACAAAGATATTTCAACTTTTACAACTACAATGCCATTTATCACATTTTAAGCTCCTAACATTCGCCAAAGTCGATCTTCATTATTACTGATTTCCATATGTTTCAGTCATCTAACCCAATAACAATGCAAACATTACATAATACGACAGAAAAAATGACCTGACTAGAGCACCCGAAATCGCCTGGACTCAATGGCACAAGACTCGGAGCCCCTAAGGAATGATCGCCGCCACCATATCTGAAATGCTTTACTCAAATTAGGGCATTCAGTCCCATTCTTCGAGAAACACCGGAACCATTCCATGAACAAAGCGTATTGCTGCTTCAGAGGAAGCGTAAGGAGTGCTTGCCCCATGGCCTCTTCCAATGCCCTCATATCCAACCCCTTTCTGCACCTCCGTAACCAACCAAAGTCTAAAAGCATTGGACCAAACCATGCCTCAAGCAACCCTAATCTTACTTCCGTCCGGCAATGCAGTTTTCTGGTCCCAAGTGCAATGAATAACATAGCGGAAACCCTGCTGAGCTCATACCTAACCATAGCAGATGCATTCTCATGCATTTGGAGCAAATCCCGTTGTTCTGCCCATATATTCACAAACTCCTCAGCCATTTGCCGATCAAGCAAGATTTCTAGGAGCCAATTGATATTATCAACCTGTTTTGAGATACGTTCAACCAAAGGCTTATCTGAATCCTTTTCCCCCAATTTTGAATTGCTATTAGAGCCAGTGGCCTCCTCAAAAAGGCTAACCAACGAATCCACACAAGACTGACAGACATTATACAAATCCTCCTTGTTGATGTCTGGATAGTTCTTCTCGTAGACTGAGCTTTTGCTAAGGAGTCCCTTGACTAAGGACTTGAGCTCGTTTCTTGCATTGGCGTTAGTACAAGTGGTGATGGACCAAACCAACTGTCTAGCTAAAGTTTGTTGGCTGTGTACAGAGTCCAATGAATGGAGTCTGGCCAAGATGTCTCCACTTGTTGCTTCATCGAAATTATACCTATTAAAAAGGCTCCTCAATTTGTCCTCTTCTTCCTCACTCCAAGGCACTGCCTCGAGGTACCTTAAACAGGACAAGACACCCCTGGTGAACATGATGCCTGCTGATACCTAACAACACCAAGAAAAAGAGCTTGTTATTAATCATGATAAGACCATGTAACTAGAAATTTAATAGCTCCATGTCAGTTTAAATAGCTAAACACACACGTATAGTACCACTTGCAACTATCATGCATAAAACTATCttaaaattaacacaaaagtGCTTTAAATCAACTCACACTTCACATAAGAAGGAGATACAATGTATCACATGATAGGTATTTGTTTCCTTACTTTCAAGGAGTATTTACTTGCCTCTCTTGGGCTGCTCTCTAGGCATAGATACACCGAACGAAAAATTCCTCTGTATCATTGATACAATTAACAAATGATAGATGAGAAAAGGAGTTGTTTAGACCTACATTAGATATAGAGCAGTAGAGGTGTAGGGTGCAGGTGCTTACATCTTGGCccttattttccttctcttaTCCAGTACTACATCGTATCCGTAACAACAGTAAATGTATTCCCATTCCTTACCTCAAGTTTCATATATCCCATGAGAGTATATATCTTTATATCATCCATGACAAACATGCTGGCTctttaaataaaaactaaacTACCATCAACCCCCCAACCCTCAAAGATAAGATTTATGAATACATGCTTTTGATAGATGGATATATAAGTGCATATCAATACCAAAACTTTAACTCAAATACGAAAGGTTCCATGTGGGTCTAGACTTAATGCTGACCAACTTCCACTGCAACCAAACCAAGCAAGAAATAATGATGTCGTTTGCATTCTCTTTACATTTCCCCTCAAGCCCCCAATAAGTTGGCCAACCaaataaaacataaatttcCGAACTCATCATACGCTTATGTAAACTACAAAACTTTGTTCAGAATTAGAACAAACGAAAAAAGTCTGCCCAAAAAAGTACTGTCATTAATTTGTCAAGGTAGACCAATGGTTCCACCACCAAAGTGGCTACAAGTACTCTTAACATGCAAAGAATCATATCGCCAAGTCTCACAGCAACTATGAGAATTACCCCtcttatgtttcattttccaatCACCATGTCCTTGCAGGATTGGGTGAATCATTCACACACACTAATAAATATACACATATACAATCCCTTTATAAATACACAAGTTTTTAAAGCTGAAGTATTTCAATAATGGAGTAGAAAACAACAAGGAACCAAAATGCAAATCCAGATTTCAATGACGAAAGTATGGATGAAACCAAAGGAATCACCTCAAGTATGTCAATGGACCGATAGGCCCCAATCTTCAAAAGCCTCTTACTGATATCTTGTTCAAACATGAGCTCAATTGTCTCACGAAACACATTCAACTTCTCCACCTCAGGAACCTCAATCCTACACAGGCTCGAACCACCCAAATCGTTCCTACTCTTCCGGTAATTCGCAATCAACCCCTCGAAAACCTCGCTATTGGCACTCAACACCTCCGAGTTCAGCTCCAGCACCAATGTACCCCCACTCTTCCCTTTCAAATTCAACCTCACATCAAAAACCCCCAAATTGCCTTCCTCCCCCGCACCCCTCTCCGGCCCCGGCCGCGAATTCTGCAGTCCTTCGGATCGGGACTGCGAATTGGCATCGGGGATCGGCGAGGGCAGTGAAACTGAAACCCTAGGTTCTTGAAGCGTGGGATCCGAGTCGATGGGGGAGACCCGACCGGGTGACAAGATCCGGCCCACCAGGCCGAATCTAGTGGTCTGCTGAGGAGAGTTGGCGAAGGACTTGAAGAGGGTTTCGGGTTTACGAGGGGGTTTGGGGTGGGAGAAAGCGGGGTTTTCGGGGCTGTGGGGAGGGACGGCGAAGGAGCAGCACCATGAGCGGCGGCGGGGCGGTGGGTCACGGCGGCGCTGGGGATTGTGATTGGTGGAAATTGAATCATCCATTGTTCACGGCGGCGGTGGGGTTCGTGATTTGTTGGGATTGGTGAGGGGGGTTTTggattctttttcttgttttcaggTATGGTTGTTTGGGAAACGAATAAAGGTGAAGAGAATTACGCTATCATCATGTTACTACCACTCCTACATTTTAGTAGTACTACtccattttagagagagagagagagagagagagagagagagagagaaacaggagGAGGAGACTGAAGAGATTCCTCCTGTTCCACTGGTGGAACAGCTATAAATAAACGTTGCTCCAAtccttttttttgatccgcacgttgctccaatccttggaaaggcTTTTAACTTGCTTGCTTCTACTGGGGGGAGTGAGCTGGACAAAaggtaaagaaagaaaaaggggaaacGGTAGTTGAAAGAACCAAGAAggggaaggaaggaaggaaacCAAAAACAACAAGAAACAGAGAAGAAATTGCGCTCTAcgcttcctctctctctctctctcttttactaCTCCGTAGTTCTCTGCTCCTAATCTCACGTAGTAGAAAAATTAGACACAACTAAAAATGAGTGAATCGCACCCTACGGTTGTGTACGATGGAGGAGGCCCTTAGAGCAATGTCGTAGGTGTATTGTATCAAATTACTGTATTTCTCTTTACCACATCACATAATGTGTGTTTTTAAGCGCGAAAAAACGAACATTTAATAAACATCTTTTAATAATATCTAGATTTAAATTCAAGAATTCAGAAACGTAAATGTCAAGGGATAATTGAGAGCAAAAATGAATTATCttagtaaaaaatatttgacatAAGTTCTGCAAGGAGGATTCAATTCCAAAGAAAAGATAAACAGAGAATCAATGATAGAGAGAGGAACCATTCACTCTCCCATTTGGAGTGTTGTGGCCTTTTAAAATGGAGGGTAGGATCAATGTATAATAAatactgagttttttttttttttgagaaggtATCAAAATGAAATGTTACAAAGGTTTTGAAAATTGTACTGTACTGGCCGGTACGTATCAGTATTGTCAAATCTAATACCCTACATTTTTAATTTTGCTCCGGCTCAAATACGAATGATAAAAAAGGAAATGCAAAAATTACTAGTCATTTAGATATATCAATTTATTCGTTACCAACATAgtatttgttttcctttaaaATTGAAAGTACTACTACTTTTTCCCCAAGTTTGTTCACAATCACCTCTGTGCACAGTTAAATAATACTCCGTACTACTTTAGTAACTACTTGGTACATTAAGGGACGTGgatcttcttcaattttgtcattttttttcttgttgtatgtgtactcattttttttcctcattatTTCACGTGATGTAACCATTTTCCCTTTTATATAATATTTGTTTTGGTACACTCTCGCTTTCAACCAAATATGTTAATCCTATCTAACTGTATCAATTTCAAATTCTTGTGTTATAAAACTATGGCAACGTTACATCAACAAAGTCTATCACGTAACGCCTCACCGGCTAAGTTATATATTGAGTTTGACTCTTCCAAAGACAAGTAGTAGAGTATTAACACGCCAAAGGCCAAAGCTAAATGCATGAGTCCAAGTGAGGTCTTTatactcccaaaaaaaaagaactttggATTGAAATGGAATTTGCCTACGTGTTCATATTACTATATTCATCCTGAATTTCATGTATAATAGTAGTAATGTGTTTTTGAATTCGGGCTTTAACTTTACGATTTATAACCTCACTACCTGCGTCATTGCATATGCAATCCTATGTATTCAAACAACACTACTCGTTGGAAATACTAAAACGAACAAATGATCCACTCTACCGAGATTCAATCGTGGGATCGGTTCTCGTTGTAAGGTTTTATTCCTTGCCCAAAGAATAGATTACATTATTTTGAGACTTATACTTCAATTATAATTGGAATCCCTGCAAATGGACGGTAGAACTAAGTCCCCAAAATTAGTCAAGATGCATTTACGCCGACCCATACACCTACGTAAATTAAAAATAGGTTTCATTCCCTGTCCCAAGAATAGATTATGTGATCTTGAGAATCATATACTAGCTACATGATATCCTTGCACGTacttcaaaaaactaatcaacaATATAAGAAGGGTAATTGATTTTGGCGTTCAACAAATCCTCAGCTTTACCCTTATTTTGTCCTTTCCTAGACAAGTACAGTGCCAGTTcttgacccaaaaaaatgtaCCCGACCGGTTGCAACAATCTTTCACCTCTGTACTTGTTAGTTTTCAAACTCAACAAGTGTGCACATCCCCAGCACATACACATGCAAAAATCCCAAACAAAAGATTTTTAGATGGTCAGAAACCAAGACAGAATCCAATCAAGCAGAATCCAGAGCAACCCAGCAAGTAAATCAACTTGCAACGAGTTCGCCAAATTAACATCATCTCATTTTACACAACTCAAACAGAATAAATGACAAAGAAATCATGAGAAACAACAATAGAAGATCTGTCCCTCAAGGGGTAAATAAAGACTTCGTTACAGTTATGTACAGACCAGTGGCAGATCTATGGTACTTGGGTCGAACGTAGAACAGCAAATCCATCACAGATGCTGGTTCCAATCATCAACATAGTCATCAGAATTGTTTGCAGATGATGGCTGGAATTGCACAGCATGTTCGTTCACTCTTCCATTAGATTCTTCTGGCAGCAAAGGTGACTGGTACAAGGCAGAATCAAGTTGAACAGAACCTACAGAATCAACTGGGCAGTAATTTTGCTGGAAACAGGCTGCCCATTGAGCATCAGTGAGAGAGCGTTGAGATCCCATATCATCAGCAGTAAAGCATAATGGGTCCTCGAGGTCATTCAGCTCAAAAAACAAATCATTGCCTGCAAGCATGGGGATAAGACCAAGTCCAGTTGTCTGAAGGCCGGACAAACTGGAACCTCCTCCACACAGCTCTGCACAGCTGGTATTTAGGTCCTCTAAGCCACTGAATATATCATTTCCATCCGAACAAGCTAGGCCTTCGTTCCGTTTCACATGTCCGAAAGTCTCCACCTATAAGCAGCAACAATTAAAATTCTCATGTTAACAGGTGCCAAATTTTGAATATCAGTGTTGAAAGCAACCAAAAACTAAATAGAACGTACTACAAAAATCTGGCATACACAAGAAGGCAATAGGCCAATAGCAACTACTAGCCCTTTGTTGATCATATGATTTAAAACATTGTCACAGGATTGCACACTGCTGGTGTATTAACTCAAAATAAGTAGGAAAACAAAGATACCCTGTTGACTTGCCAAATTAGAATGCTTAAATCGGTCAGATTATAAGTGCGAGATActtgaaaacccaaaaatccaaaagaaaCAATGAATAAATTGCAGAGCAAGAATGACATGAGCGGAGGAAATGGCTCATTAAGACAGTAGCAAGTTACATACCTCGTTATTGACATTCTCACAAAGAAGCCCAGGGCTATCTGGTATGAACATGCCCAGCATGGAAATAATGTTTTCAGAATTATCTGATATGGGTGGAGGCACTTCATCAGCACAAATCATAGCTTTTGACGGATCTGGGTCAGATAAAGGCCCACTAGATGTGCTTCCAGGAATAAAAGCGGAATCAGATAAAGGCCCGCTAGATGTGCTGCCAGGAAAAATTACGGAACTACATAAAGGCCCACTAGAGGTGCTTCCAGGATGAAAAACAGAGTTGTTGAAAGGCAGTTCTGGTGGGGGTTGGGCAACAGAGGATTCACCACAGATttcaccatcatcatcataaTCATCCTCATTAAATGGAGCCCCGTACTGCGCACCATTTTTGGGGCCTGGGCCACTCTTCTTGAAGACTTTACAAAGCACATATGCATCCTACAGCACAATAAGCTTAATGTCAATTAAAATTACAGTCGCAAACAACCTTCAACCAGCTCTGTATATCtaaataaaaggaagaaagattGTTCAAAAAGACCAGAAAACCAATTCAATTCATGATGACAAATTTATTTGTTTGCATGACTAGGGGGTTTTGTGCGGTCCAGATACTACCCGTCCTTTACCATTAGTCAATTTGGAGAATTACCCGTCCTCTACCATTTGTGCTGGTTCAGATTTACACTCTGtatatctcaattttttttaaatcaattcaacATGCAAGTCGAACCTCTTGGTAAATGGGTATTGAGAGGCACTAGCCATCCTTAAACCATAGGCCCATATGGTTGCATGACTAATGGGTTTTGTGCTGGTCCAGATACTACCCGTCAGTCAATTTGGAGAATTACATTCTTCTTACAGATGATTCTTTCAATGAATTCCACATGTAACTCAAACCTCTTGGTAAATGGGTATTGAGAGGCAGTAACCATCCTTAACCCATAGTGTCCCTTAGTCAAGTAAAGCACCATCAGGCTATATTACGAAGACCCTTCCAATAGGACAAAGCAAGCATGTAACTTACTACAGGAGTGGCACCCATGGTATTACCCAGTTACGT
This DNA window, taken from Rhododendron vialii isolate Sample 1 chromosome 8a, ASM3025357v1, encodes the following:
- the LOC131335593 gene encoding BTB/POZ domain-containing protein At2g13690; protein product: MDDSISTNHNPQRRRDPPPRRRSWCCSFAVPPHSPENPAFSHPKPPRKPETLFKSFANSPQQTTRFGLVGRILSPGRVSPIDSDPTLQEPRVSVSLPSPIPDANSQSRSEGLQNSRPGPERGAGEEGNLGVFDVRLNLKGKSGGTLVLELNSEVLSANSEVFEGLIANYRKSRNDLGGSSLCRIEVPEVEKLNVFRETIELMFEQDISKRLLKIGAYRSIDILEVSAGIMFTRGVLSCLRYLEAVPWSEEEEDKLRSLFNRYNFDEATSGDILARLHSLDSVHSQQTLARQLVWSITTCTNANARNELKSLVKGLLSKSSVYEKNYPDINKEDLYNVCQSCVDSLVSLFEEATGSNSNSKLGEKDSDKPLVERISKQVDNINWLLEILLDRQMAEEFVNIWAEQRDLLQMHENASAMVRYELSRVSAMLFIALGTRKLHCRTEVRLGLLEAWFGPMLLDFGWLRRCRKGLDMRALEEAMGQALLTLPLKQQYALFMEWFRCFSKNGTECPNLSKAFQIWWRRSFLRGSESCAIESRRFRVL
- the LOC131336205 gene encoding NAC domain-containing protein 82-like; this encodes MMTRTSLPPGFRFHPTDVELVMFHLKRKVTGKKVTFEVISELNIYKYSPWDLPDKSRLGSKDLEWFFFCPKETKYANGARMNRATECGYWKSTGKDRQVSYDGRIVGMVKTLVFHTGHPPKGDRTDWVMHEYRMMDEKLADGGVVQDAYVLCKVFKKSGPGPKNGAQYGAPFNEDDYDDDGEICGESSVAQPPPELPFNNSVFHPGSTSSGPLCSSVIFPGSTSSGPLSDSAFIPGSTSSGPLSDPDPSKAMICADEVPPPISDNSENIISMLGMFIPDSPGLLCENVNNEVETFGHVKRNEGLACSDGNDIFSGLEDLNTSCAELCGGGSSLSGLQTTGLGLIPMLAGNDLFFELNDLEDPLCFTADDMGSQRSLTDAQWAACFQQNYCPVDSVGSVQLDSALYQSPLLPEESNGRVNEHAVQFQPSSANNSDDYVDDWNQHL